From one Funiculus sociatus GB2-C1 genomic stretch:
- a CDS encoding type II toxin-antitoxin system RelE/ParE family toxin — protein sequence MTFQVEITPIASSGIEQAYQWYRERNPEFADRWFRGLMNAIATLQEKPQRCALAVEREIFPEEVRQLLYGKAKNIYRVLFTIRDTTVYVLYVRHSVQAPLTVDDLEDLGNGV from the coding sequence ATGACATTTCAGGTTGAGATTACTCCGATTGCCTCTTCGGGGATCGAGCAAGCCTACCAATGGTATCGAGAGCGTAATCCCGAATTTGCCGATCGCTGGTTTCGAGGGTTGATGAACGCGATTGCAACACTCCAAGAGAAGCCCCAGCGCTGTGCTTTGGCAGTTGAACGCGAAATTTTTCCGGAAGAAGTCCGACAGTTACTTTACGGGAAAGCCAAAAATATATATCGAGTGTTGTTTACTATTCGAGATACTACAGTTTACGTGTTGTACGTCCGCCATAGTGTTCAAGCACCATTAACTGTAGATGACCTAGAGGATCTAGGAAATGGAGTTTAA
- a CDS encoding Uma2 family endonuclease — protein sequence MKTLAKWSVDDYHRMIEAGILRDRRVELLKGEIVEMSPEGEPHAYFSSEAGEYLTRLLSDKPFGHGFAYRAMIRQSKPITLPNDSEPEPDIAIVQRLGREYLEHHPYPENIFWLIEYSDSTLDKDLQTKSKVYAEVKIPEYWVVNLKRRQLVIFRDPQDGEYASKFTLSGGTIYPLAFPEVAILIDSLVSI from the coding sequence ATGAAAACGCTAGCAAAATGGTCTGTGGATGACTATCACCGCATGATCGAAGCGGGGATTTTGCGCGATCGCCGTGTGGAGTTGCTCAAAGGAGAAATTGTAGAGATGTCGCCGGAAGGGGAACCGCACGCTTATTTCAGCAGTGAGGCAGGGGAATATCTGACTCGATTGTTGAGCGATAAGCCCTTTGGGCATGGCTTCGCTTACCGCGCAATGATTCGCCAAAGCAAGCCGATTACACTTCCGAATGATTCTGAGCCTGAGCCTGACATTGCTATTGTGCAACGGTTGGGGCGTGAGTACCTAGAGCATCACCCTTATCCTGAAAATATTTTCTGGTTGATTGAATACTCAGATTCAACCTTAGATAAAGATTTGCAGACAAAAAGTAAAGTCTATGCTGAAGTGAAAATCCCTGAATACTGGGTGGTCAATCTCAAGAGAAGACAGCTTGTAATATTTCGAGATCCCCAAGATGGGGAGTATGCTTCAAAGTTCACACTATCTGGAGGGACAATTTACCCATTAGCGTTTCCAGAGGTAGCTATATTGATAGATTCGCTCGTCAGCATTTAG
- a CDS encoding Uma2 family endonuclease yields the protein MKTLAKWSVDDYHRMIEAGILRDRRVELLAGEIVEMSPETPIHYNTAKRGAKYLEELLVGKADVRFNGPITLRDSEPEPDMAIVRLPESAYNDRHPEPDDIFWVVEVAKTSLKKDVDFKASIYATAEIQEYWVLDLSNTRIIVFREPHDGQYVTQQFIREGAIAPLAFLDIQVSVERLFA from the coding sequence ATGAAAACGCTAGCAAAATGGTCTGTGGATGACTATCACCGCATGATCGAAGCGGGGATTTTGCGCGATCGCCGTGTGGAGTTGTTAGCGGGCGAAATTGTTGAAATGAGTCCAGAAACCCCGATTCATTACAATACGGCAAAGCGAGGCGCGAAATACCTGGAGGAGTTGCTAGTAGGCAAAGCCGATGTTCGTTTCAATGGCCCAATTACACTACGCGACTCCGAACCCGAACCGGATATGGCAATTGTTCGACTGCCAGAATCTGCATACAACGATCGCCATCCTGAACCTGATGATATATTTTGGGTCGTAGAGGTGGCTAAGACCAGTCTGAAAAAAGATGTAGACTTCAAAGCCTCTATTTATGCTACTGCTGAAATTCAAGAGTATTGGGTTTTAGATTTATCAAACACGCGAATAATTGTGTTTCGAGAGCCTCACGATGGTCAGTACGTTACACAACAGTTTATTCGTGAAGGTGCGATCGCTCCGTTGGCGTTTCTAGACATCCAGGTATCTGTTGAGAGACTTTTTGCTTGA
- a CDS encoding DUF4926 domain-containing protein, which yields MTDIIKLLDIVALTVNLPEFNLWRGQVGTVVEILADGRAFEVEFSDRTGRTYESLGLRPDQIMVLHFEPVSGGVAA from the coding sequence ATGACAGATATAATCAAGTTGTTAGATATAGTTGCTCTTACAGTCAATTTGCCTGAGTTTAATCTGTGGCGTGGGCAAGTGGGTACAGTTGTTGAAATCCTAGCCGATGGTAGGGCGTTTGAAGTTGAATTTAGCGATCGCACAGGCCGCACTTACGAGTCTCTTGGTCTACGTCCAGACCAAATTATGGTGCTACACTTTGAGCCAGTATCTGGTGGTGTTGCAGCTTAA
- a CDS encoding class I SAM-dependent methyltransferase: MTEIKNVSGTAFIIAELRVEGSEENNPLYTDEIVKLFLNDETKKIAKEIVKTFPPAKDMVKIRTKYFDDVLSNQISLGYQQVVILGSGLDTRAVRKGTKDVVFFEIDNQNTLLLKEESLNQNQISANVKYIPGDYVKDDLIALLARNNFDFNLPTYFLWEGNITYLTEDEIIFVVKQIRDNVKNFKLSLDYFTEGVILRTTGYQDINDYRDELEKMGAPWLTGFENIDSFAKTLNLKVSENFSTADLYKRYRPHSSLESNIFNFYFVCTLES; encoded by the coding sequence ATGACAGAAATTAAAAATGTCAGTGGAACAGCTTTTATCATCGCTGAGCTTAGAGTTGAAGGAAGTGAAGAGAATAATCCTCTTTACACCGATGAAATTGTTAAACTTTTTCTCAATGATGAAACTAAAAAAATTGCTAAGGAGATAGTTAAAACCTTTCCTCCGGCAAAAGATATGGTAAAAATTCGGACAAAATATTTTGATGATGTATTATCAAATCAAATTTCCCTTGGTTATCAGCAAGTGGTGATTTTAGGCTCTGGTTTAGATACCCGTGCTGTCAGAAAAGGTACAAAAGACGTAGTTTTTTTTGAAATAGATAATCAAAATACTCTTCTGTTAAAAGAAGAAAGTTTAAATCAAAACCAAATTTCAGCAAATGTGAAATATATTCCTGGGGACTATGTAAAAGACGATTTGATTGCTTTGCTTGCTAGAAATAACTTTGATTTTAATCTACCGACCTATTTTTTATGGGAAGGTAATATTACATATTTAACTGAGGATGAAATAATTTTTGTAGTAAAACAGATTCGGGACAATGTGAAAAATTTCAAGTTATCCTTGGACTATTTTACAGAAGGAGTGATTTTAAGAACAACTGGGTATCAGGATATAAATGATTACAGAGATGAGTTAGAAAAGATGGGCGCACCGTGGCTGACTGGCTTTGAAAATATTGATAGTTTTGCTAAAACGTTAAACCTAAAAGTTAGCGAAAACTTTTCAACAGCCGATTTATACAAAAGATATCGTCCTCATAGTTCACTAGAATCTAATATTTTCAATTTTTACTTTGTTTGTACTTTAGAAAGTTAA
- a CDS encoding peptidoglycan-binding domain-containing protein, which translates to MPATQSNQSTATAQLNKPILRLGSKGIAVTELQKLLTARNAYYGAIDGIFNEEVEYAVIVFQNWVFLKEDGIVGQLTWQSLYTGAPVNMPVLKRGMQGKAVVTLQNALALTGNFQQEANGIFGPVTEAGVKSFQRRSGLLADGIVGEKTWYGLSKFKSTLVGC; encoded by the coding sequence ATGCCAGCTACACAATCTAATCAATCAACCGCCACCGCTCAACTCAATAAGCCCATACTTAGATTAGGCAGCAAAGGGATAGCAGTCACAGAATTGCAAAAACTTCTAACAGCTCGCAATGCTTACTATGGAGCCATTGATGGTATTTTTAATGAAGAAGTAGAGTATGCTGTAATTGTTTTTCAAAATTGGGTTTTTCTCAAAGAAGATGGTATCGTCGGTCAATTAACCTGGCAATCTCTTTACACTGGCGCACCAGTTAATATGCCAGTTCTGAAAAGAGGAATGCAGGGGAAAGCAGTTGTCACGCTACAAAATGCCCTGGCGCTAACAGGAAACTTTCAGCAAGAAGCTAACGGTATATTCGGGCCAGTTACCGAAGCAGGTGTAAAATCTTTTCAAAGACGCAGCGGACTACTAGCGGATGGAATCGTAGGCGAAAAAACTTGGTATGGACTAAGCAAGTTTAAATCTACTTTAGTAGGCTGTTGA
- a CDS encoding DUF6883 domain-containing protein yields the protein MIIPNAERAVVDVRKLRDYCLNSTHDQGKHKARLFESMLGMTVSDAEELRRILLEVIKTHEVQLGRRDDYGQRYTLDFVLEWGERSATIRSGWMLEHDSDIPKLTTCYPL from the coding sequence ATGATAATTCCGAATGCAGAGCGTGCTGTGGTTGATGTCCGTAAGTTACGTGATTACTGTCTCAATTCCACGCACGATCAAGGCAAACATAAGGCACGTTTGTTTGAGTCCATGCTGGGCATGACTGTTAGTGATGCAGAGGAGTTACGCAGGATTTTACTGGAAGTTATCAAAACACATGAGGTACAGCTAGGGCGAAGGGACGATTACGGGCAACGTTATACCCTTGACTTTGTGCTTGAATGGGGGGAGCGGAGCGCTACAATTCGTAGCGGTTGGATGCTCGAACATGACTCAGATATTCCAAAATTGACAACCTGCTACCCGTTGTAA
- a CDS encoding Uma2 family endonuclease, which produces MTISKHFYISREDYLEGEQVSPIKHEYRRGQVYAMVGAKKPHIIIAGNLVRILGNHLYNSPCLVLSSDIKVRLESADCYYYPDVAVTCDERDTNSTDDFILYPILVVEVLSLSTAAFDRGEKFADYQTSPSLREYVLINQSQMSVECFRLSDSGDWVSQIYRQGDEVYFASIDIRCDIASIYRKVPGLQNADA; this is translated from the coding sequence ATGACTATTAGCAAACACTTCTACATCTCAAGAGAAGATTACCTAGAAGGAGAGCAAGTCAGCCCTATCAAACATGAGTATAGGCGAGGACAAGTTTATGCAATGGTAGGGGCAAAGAAGCCTCATATCATTATTGCTGGAAACTTAGTAAGAATATTGGGCAATCACCTCTATAATAGTCCCTGCCTTGTTCTCTCCTCGGATATTAAAGTCCGGCTTGAGTCAGCAGACTGCTATTACTATCCCGATGTCGCTGTAACTTGTGATGAACGGGATACAAACTCTACAGATGACTTCATTCTCTATCCCATCTTGGTCGTTGAAGTGCTATCTCTCTCAACAGCAGCTTTTGACAGAGGGGAAAAATTTGCTGACTATCAAACGTCGCCATCTTTACGAGAATATGTGTTAATTAATCAATCTCAGATGAGCGTCGAGTGTTTTCGCCTTTCCGATTCAGGCGATTGGGTTTCTCAAATTTACCGCCAAGGAGATGAAGTTTACTTCGCAAGTATAGATATTCGCTGCGATATTGCTTCCATCTATCGAAAAGTCCCTGGACTTCAGAATGCTGATGCGTGA